TGGTTAGGAAATGTCTATTCGCATATGAAACTGTAAAAAAGAGATATGTTATTGAAATAAGAATAATAGTAATTAACAAAAAATATACATATTTATAGTTTTTCAAAAGGACTCCTCCTCATATTTTTGGAGTTCTTTTGGTAATATCAGATGATACTTTTGTAAATTTGGTTTAATAAAAATAAGGTTTGGCCGTCCTTTTTGCCAATAAAATCCACCTATAGCCTGCTCTTTGTAAATCTTTAAAAGATTGTATGAACCCACAAAAATCATTTTATCTGTTTTAATATTGGGTGTATGGTAAAGAATTAATATATCTGCATTCGATTTGTGAGTTAATTTTATATTCAATGGTAACAGTTTTAAAAGATCTTCTTTTGTTGGATCATCGGTCCATATTCTAATGATGGAGTCTTTTGGGAAAAGGGCTTTCAAGATCGTCGTATAGATTTTTTGTTCTGTCGTAAGAGGAGAACTCAACAAAAAGCATGTAAATACCAATATTAAAAAAAACTTTTTCAAAATAGATACTCCACATTGATCCAAAATTTTCTATCTGTTACAGGTATGGCATACGGAAAATTACGATATGCTTGTTTAAAACCTCTACCGAAAATATTTTCTCCCCGGATCCCAAGAGACAGATCTTTTGTAATGTGATATTTAATAGCCGCAGTATAATCAATTGATGCATCAACTTTAATACCAGCATATTCATAACTGCTTTTATAGATGAGTTCATTATACAGATCGAGTTTCCCATAAGTGTTGAATGCTTGAAAAAAAGCTCCGTATTTTGGGGAATATTCTATATTTTGATTATTGTATCCTCTAAAAATAGCCAATTTATATCTATTGAACAGATCTTGATGATAGTCATATTCTATAGAAAATGTGGTTTTTCTAATAACATTGCCACTATAATTTTGATATCCTGAAGGTGTGTAGAGAATAGGGTTTTTCGCTTTGTTAAAACCTAATTGGAAACGAAAAGAGTGTTGATCATCAAGTTTATATTGCAGACTAGATGCCAATGCAAATATTTCGGGCGGTTTTAGTTTGCTATTTGCTTTAAAAGGTATTTTATTAGGAGAGTAGAGTTTGTAGAAATCAATAGGTTGATACGTATCGATAAGAAAAATTTTGAATTTCCCATTGTTGAAGTTTTGTAAATATCCAATTCTTACTACCGATCTGTTTCTGTTTGGTACAACTTTGTCATATCGATAGAAATCTTGCTTGAAGGAGGCTACTACAGTTTTATATTCATCTATCTTGTATCTGTCTTCACAATATAATGAAAACAATTTCAGTCCGTTTCCATAGCTAGTCGTTGTAGTATCAAATCTCCCATCCATAGTAAATTTTTTATATTTATAAAATCCACCGAGTAAAATAGAATTTTTTCCATACTCAAAAAACCTTTCTGCAACCAATGAGAAGATATCGTCTTTAAAATGTGTTTTGTAATATGTTACTAATCCTAAGTTGCCGGCAG
The Nitratiruptor sp. SB155-2 genome window above contains:
- a CDS encoding TonB-dependent receptor plug domain-containing protein yields the protein MKIFLMLIMLTLYSFASENIEKLLQEYRKESELSKVTKKESAGLIDIFTRDDLEKMQVRTLLDVLKIVRLLHLTRTPNNVHLFSFPSAGYLPLSAIRLYINDHDMTSSSFGSALLIWGDMPIEYIDHIEFYRGSSSIEFGNETGLFIIKLYTKRPEREEGGKVRLLLDNKNSYETDLYYAHTTDTKLSWFAYVNSENINHKDYFHLNHRISSDKDGYNMYTNIFYNDYRIEIGNYKKKSDSFLGHSRNYTPDGGGLEAQHQYIHITTSNKYDYKFQVAYDNLYYDRTYIDPSGVPAGNLGLVTYYKTHFKDDIFSLVAERFFEYGKNSILLGGFYKYKKFTMDGRFDTTTTSYGNGLKLFSLYCEDRYKIDEYKTVVASFKQDFYRYDKVVPNRNRSVVRIGYLQNFNNGKFKIFLIDTYQPIDFYKLYSPNKIPFKANSKLKPPEIFALASSLQYKLDDQHSFRFQLGFNKAKNPILYTPSGYQNYSGNVIRKTTFSIEYDYHQDLFNRYKLAIFRGYNNQNIEYSPKYGAFFQAFNTYGKLDLYNELIYKSSYEYAGIKVDASIDYTAAIKYHITKDLSLGIRGENIFGRGFKQAYRNFPYAIPVTDRKFWINVEYLF